One stretch of Cryomorphaceae bacterium 1068 DNA includes these proteins:
- a CDS encoding T9SS type A sorting domain-containing protein — translation MKTTPILLLIVLMALSCSSPDRPVLSEAERLELKKAENDSLMVVFDSIMEIRVEVPQLIDSMAISPECLEQFNALARETGGGLKVVANSKFVAKEIAEIIEYYAVDHTDLMIIIDKTSSMADDLGNIRVGLDQVLNSLKEYENIRLSVSTYGDKNIDGALWYDYQNFETDFEGTMEFIETIQMTGGGDFPESVYDGIFEAFQEGFWKSESKRIVVLLGDAPSLDSNYTTHTEKDIIELATSQDIHMNFYPIVLSPYNGELGETKKMQNLTFIESVYPNPSSGEITLKMNQFGSFNLEIFNQGGVLIKSEVISTDTYRTDLYDQPNGLYIIRVSDDDKNFDSRKIILRK, via the coding sequence ATGAAAACTACTCCTATTCTATTGCTGATTGTTCTTATGGCATTGTCATGCTCATCGCCTGATAGGCCTGTGCTCTCCGAAGCCGAACGACTCGAGTTGAAGAAGGCGGAGAATGATTCCCTAATGGTGGTATTCGATTCAATCATGGAAATCCGTGTTGAGGTACCTCAGTTGATCGACAGCATGGCAATTTCTCCTGAATGCCTCGAACAGTTTAACGCTTTGGCCAGAGAGACGGGAGGCGGACTAAAGGTGGTGGCCAATTCAAAATTTGTGGCAAAAGAGATTGCTGAAATCATTGAATACTATGCCGTGGACCACACCGATTTGATGATCATCATTGATAAAACCAGTAGTATGGCTGATGACTTGGGTAATATCAGGGTAGGGTTGGACCAAGTGCTCAACTCATTGAAGGAATATGAAAACATTCGTTTGTCGGTTTCCACTTACGGCGACAAAAACATAGACGGAGCACTTTGGTACGATTATCAGAATTTTGAAACAGACTTTGAGGGAACCATGGAATTCATTGAAACCATTCAAATGACGGGTGGAGGTGACTTTCCCGAGTCGGTATACGACGGTATTTTTGAAGCTTTTCAAGAAGGCTTTTGGAAGTCTGAGAGCAAAAGAATAGTAGTGCTTTTGGGTGATGCTCCCTCCTTGGATTCCAACTACACCACCCACACGGAAAAGGACATCATTGAACTGGCTACAAGCCAAGACATTCACATGAACTTTTATCCCATTGTATTGAGCCCTTATAATGGTGAATTGGGTGAAACGAAGAAAATGCAAAACCTCACCTTTATTGAGTCGGTCTACCCCAATCCTTCAAGTGGTGAGATAACGCTCAAGATGAATCAGTTCGGGAGTTTTAATTTGGAAATTTTCAATCAAGGCGGAGTGCTGATAAAATCGGAGGTGATCAGTACCGATACGTATCGAACCGACTTGTATGACCAGCCCAACGGCTTGTACATCATCCGTGTTTCTGATGATGACAAAAACTTTGACTCGCGAAAGATTATATTGAGGAAGTAA
- a CDS encoding zinc-dependent metalloprotease, producing the protein MKTQNINHRIRAGSFVLTALICLLTVFTSQAQDLIVHLGYTPPLDQKQQKYLRTITENPINERVTFVEINMEALKGERLTLNLSNAQKYEVNKVERGQNMRSITSWCGQIVDYENGGGDVNMVRVGEELVGHFTVDDMIYAVTHIGEGLHVLYEVNSTKAPAEDCNIHDISPTGIKEKPYEITEPDYVNNLSEQKLSGDCRIRVLVGFTPTAEAGWTSIIGQINNLINVANTAFDYGNVNFNIELAHAYRVNYTAIADRNFDLTLWQGTSDGFMDEVHFLRGLWRADQCALIVAGDGGIATLSVAYENQFSVTGTGNFNVFTFHHELGHNMLCTHDIFNTSQPGDTPYAGYGDPFGCFRTVMAYPEACFAGDCGRVNVFSSSFGTYSCGGSDLIIGSNDFRNRDRLVLSRPFVINHQVSPTDAVYIGNYAATANEAIHMASNFSFTYSGFLSNTFTFFDGSEGSFRATDVVAMGPGFRANEGAFFEAYLDNCPQLLAPGMGEDSGTETESTATIDDNSQFGAKDVKVFPNPFNQRVTIEFSTLEYDRVSIEMYDMMGQKVMQALDNPNLAPGMHLIEINTADLPSGVYSIALDSNGNRTVTKVVKNR; encoded by the coding sequence ATGAAGACACAAAATATAAATCACCGCATAAGGGCCGGTAGCTTTGTACTAACTGCTCTGATATGCTTACTGACTGTTTTTACCTCACAGGCACAGGATCTAATTGTCCACTTGGGCTATACCCCTCCGCTTGATCAGAAGCAGCAGAAATACTTGAGAACGATTACCGAGAATCCGATCAATGAACGCGTGACTTTTGTAGAAATAAACATGGAGGCGCTGAAGGGAGAACGACTCACTTTAAACCTCAGTAATGCGCAAAAGTATGAAGTGAATAAAGTCGAACGTGGGCAAAACATGCGGTCAATCACATCTTGGTGCGGTCAAATCGTTGACTACGAAAATGGTGGAGGAGATGTAAATATGGTTAGGGTTGGAGAGGAGCTCGTAGGTCACTTCACTGTAGATGATATGATTTATGCCGTGACACATATTGGTGAAGGGCTGCACGTATTGTACGAAGTCAATTCTACCAAAGCACCCGCTGAAGATTGTAATATACACGACATTAGCCCTACGGGTATAAAAGAAAAGCCATACGAGATCACTGAACCCGATTATGTAAATAACCTATCAGAGCAGAAACTCAGTGGCGACTGCCGCATCAGAGTACTGGTTGGTTTTACACCCACAGCAGAGGCTGGGTGGACGAGCATTATTGGGCAGATCAATAACCTAATTAATGTTGCCAATACAGCCTTTGACTATGGTAATGTGAACTTCAACATAGAATTGGCCCATGCATACCGCGTTAATTACACGGCTATTGCAGATCGTAATTTCGACCTAACCCTGTGGCAAGGAACCAGTGATGGGTTTATGGACGAGGTCCACTTCTTGCGTGGGTTATGGCGAGCCGACCAATGTGCCCTGATTGTTGCGGGCGATGGAGGTATAGCTACATTGAGCGTAGCTTATGAAAATCAATTTTCCGTAACAGGCACAGGCAATTTCAATGTCTTCACTTTTCACCACGAACTCGGTCACAACATGCTGTGTACGCATGACATATTCAATACTTCACAGCCTGGTGATACACCCTACGCAGGATACGGTGATCCATTTGGCTGCTTCCGAACGGTAATGGCTTATCCGGAAGCCTGTTTCGCAGGGGACTGTGGCAGGGTGAATGTTTTCAGTAGCTCATTTGGGACTTATTCCTGTGGTGGTTCTGATCTTATAATAGGAAGTAACGACTTTCGAAACAGAGACCGATTGGTATTGTCTCGCCCTTTTGTAATCAACCATCAGGTTTCTCCGACTGATGCCGTCTACATCGGAAATTATGCGGCTACAGCAAATGAAGCCATTCATATGGCATCAAACTTCAGCTTTACCTATTCGGGATTTCTATCCAACACTTTTACATTCTTTGACGGTTCAGAAGGGAGTTTTCGGGCTACAGATGTAGTGGCCATGGGCCCCGGATTTAGAGCAAATGAAGGAGCCTTTTTTGAAGCGTATCTCGATAATTGTCCCCAATTACTGGCGCCGGGGATGGGGGAAGATTCAGGCACCGAAACAGAATCAACTGCTACTATCGATGACAACTCTCAGTTTGGTGCCAAGGATGTAAAGGTTTTTCCCAACCCTTTCAATCAGCGTGTTACTATCGAATTTTCAACGCTTGAATATGATCGGGTAAGCATCGAAATGTATGATATGATGGGACAGAAAGTAATGCAGGCACTCGACAATCCTAACCTTGCACCGGGTATGCACCTAATAGAGATAAACACAGCCGACTTACCAAGTGGTGTTTATTCCATAGCCTTGGATTCCAACGGAAACCGCACGGTAACAAAGGTCGTCAAAAACAGGTGA
- a CDS encoding leucine-rich repeat domain-containing protein has translation MKTTLLFCSMILAGAIMGQKIKTNTAKSDFLQYPSVPVEGMKSLGIEVYTADLPINKDTLRLYLGNMDLMKSDMEQVSKIDFKALNEVSIVGGEGDITIDLALGKPSVLSKEQKTSSCMVAKDGCTQYYFVVKYNLPAVVRAKNATGVVDTWELNSDMELQFGNEQIEKHVSTDEGSVTSIQVVNYTSEADLALAFNEIGSASMTRKAVVKQLGNLAESIYHHVFFEETKLKMDIAYGVGNAADYTETETAADNAVAAIESKNYSSLTGPVKIWESWLERYDAENKKAAVNNKVAQGLYENLSIGYTFIGEFDKARTNLDEALKLAQTGSVNTNEVNRLEEFHEFIDQQENVKKYNSSLVLSKLVTAPDIKKLLGNRKANKDINFLIAEDKYAEIAKIHGAGAPKKDISEMTVEEFMSQAPAEGSSGDEEISLDGRVENNMLILSGLVDGNMRGKALPRSICEYPDIKTIRARNIGLTALPDCMDQLTKLEKLYINSNTFTELPDAFGAMKNLEVLDISDNNLKNIPPSLFTLTGLKKIYISGNQFSDEDVKKLEAALFETSFK, from the coding sequence ATGAAAACCACTTTACTATTCTGTTCTATGATTTTGGCAGGGGCCATCATGGGACAAAAAATCAAAACCAACACGGCTAAATCAGATTTCCTTCAATACCCATCAGTTCCTGTTGAGGGAATGAAGTCATTGGGAATTGAGGTTTATACCGCCGACCTTCCTATCAATAAAGACACCCTTCGCCTGTACTTAGGAAATATGGACTTAATGAAGTCCGATATGGAACAAGTTTCTAAGATAGATTTCAAAGCACTCAATGAGGTTTCCATTGTTGGCGGAGAAGGTGATATAACCATCGATCTGGCATTGGGAAAACCCTCTGTTCTTTCTAAAGAGCAAAAGACGTCATCGTGTATGGTCGCCAAAGATGGATGCACTCAATACTACTTTGTGGTAAAGTACAATCTGCCCGCAGTGGTTCGTGCTAAAAATGCCACAGGTGTAGTAGACACTTGGGAATTGAATAGCGACATGGAGCTGCAATTCGGAAACGAACAAATAGAAAAACATGTAAGTACAGATGAGGGCTCGGTTACTTCCATTCAGGTAGTCAACTACACCAGCGAAGCTGATTTAGCACTGGCATTCAATGAAATCGGATCAGCATCAATGACTCGAAAAGCAGTCGTGAAACAATTAGGTAACCTTGCCGAGAGTATTTACCACCACGTCTTTTTCGAAGAAACCAAACTGAAAATGGACATAGCCTATGGTGTGGGTAATGCTGCGGATTATACCGAAACGGAAACCGCTGCCGATAATGCCGTTGCGGCTATAGAAAGTAAGAATTACTCATCGCTGACAGGGCCTGTCAAAATATGGGAATCTTGGCTAGAGCGATACGATGCTGAGAATAAAAAAGCAGCAGTGAATAATAAGGTAGCCCAGGGACTTTACGAAAACTTAAGCATTGGTTACACCTTTATCGGAGAATTTGACAAGGCACGGACCAACTTGGATGAAGCCTTGAAACTGGCGCAAACAGGATCAGTAAACACAAACGAAGTAAACCGTTTGGAAGAATTCCACGAATTCATTGACCAACAGGAAAACGTCAAAAAATACAATAGCTCCCTTGTACTTTCAAAGTTAGTGACCGCTCCGGACATCAAAAAGCTACTTGGAAACAGAAAGGCAAACAAAGACATCAACTTCTTAATTGCGGAAGATAAGTACGCAGAAATTGCTAAAATTCATGGTGCAGGTGCTCCGAAAAAGGACATCAGCGAAATGACTGTGGAGGAGTTTATGAGTCAAGCACCTGCTGAAGGAAGCAGTGGTGATGAAGAAATTTCGCTAGACGGTCGCGTAGAAAACAATATGCTCATTCTAAGCGGATTGGTAGATGGAAACATGAGAGGAAAAGCTCTTCCGCGATCAATATGTGAATATCCCGACATTAAAACAATACGTGCTAGAAACATTGGGCTTACGGCTCTTCCCGATTGCATGGATCAGCTGACAAAACTGGAGAAACTCTATATCAACAGCAATACTTTTACTGAATTGCCGGATGCATTCGGCGCGATGAAGAATCTCGAGGTTTTAGATATTTCCGATAACAATCTGAAAAACATCCCTCCTTCTCTTTTCACTCTGACGGGATTAAAGAAGATTTATATCTCTGGAAATCAATTTTCTGATGAGGATGTAAAGAAACTGGAAGCAGCTCTGTTTGAAACAAGCTTCAAATAG
- a CDS encoding NAD(P)/FAD-dependent oxidoreductase, with protein MTIIVGAGISGLLTAYRLHQAGLAYTILEARERLGGRINTISTSDGTPVEMGATWFGNQHQHLIALLDELGLGGFEQYMKGTAFFQPFSTSPAESIQVPSQPPSYRIAGGTSQIIRTLFQKLDHNKILLNQAVKDIRFHENGVRVVAKEVFEADRVVLCLPPKLWAKNISIRPELPRELLQTALQTQTWMEDSIKLALSYAHPFWQEENLSGTLFSNTGPITEFYDHSNQERSQYALCGFVNSSYAQLSDAERRTAVMDQLRSVFGAKAEEFIDFEECVWSRENYTFAASETSHYPHQNNGNPIFRQSLMEGRLLLSGSETASAYPGYMDGAVHSANEAARKIALSVQERS; from the coding sequence ATGACAATCATCGTAGGAGCGGGTATATCGGGTTTATTAACTGCTTATCGGCTGCATCAAGCGGGCTTGGCATATACCATACTAGAAGCTCGCGAGAGGCTGGGCGGGAGAATCAATACCATTTCTACCAGCGACGGTACGCCGGTTGAAATGGGAGCCACGTGGTTTGGAAATCAACACCAACACCTTATAGCGCTTTTAGACGAGCTAGGACTAGGCGGGTTTGAGCAATACATGAAAGGAACGGCATTTTTTCAGCCATTCTCAACTTCACCCGCCGAATCCATACAGGTTCCGAGTCAGCCACCCAGCTACCGAATAGCGGGCGGTACTTCGCAAATCATCAGGACCTTGTTTCAAAAATTGGATCACAATAAGATTCTATTGAATCAAGCCGTAAAGGATATCAGATTTCATGAGAATGGAGTTAGAGTAGTAGCTAAAGAGGTCTTCGAGGCTGATCGCGTTGTGCTGTGTCTGCCACCAAAGCTTTGGGCGAAGAATATCTCAATCCGGCCTGAACTGCCGAGGGAGCTGTTGCAAACAGCCTTGCAAACACAAACTTGGATGGAAGACTCGATAAAGCTGGCTTTGTCGTATGCACACCCTTTTTGGCAAGAAGAGAACCTATCGGGGACCCTTTTCAGCAATACGGGCCCTATTACCGAATTCTACGATCACAGCAATCAGGAGAGATCTCAATACGCCCTCTGTGGGTTTGTCAATTCTTCATATGCTCAGCTAAGTGATGCCGAAAGACGCACTGCGGTGATGGATCAACTTCGTAGTGTTTTCGGAGCCAAGGCAGAGGAGTTTATCGACTTTGAAGAGTGTGTTTGGAGTAGGGAAAACTATACATTCGCGGCTTCAGAAACATCCCATTATCCACATCAGAACAATGGAAATCCTATTTTTCGGCAGTCCTTGATGGAAGGAAGGCTACTTCTTTCGGGTTCCGAAACTGCCTCCGCTTATCCCGGATACATGGATGGCGCCGTTCACTCCGCAAATGAAGCTGCGAGAAAAATAGCCCTGTCTGTCCAAGAAAGGAGTTAA
- a CDS encoding T9SS type A sorting domain-containing protein has protein sequence MVVFAEIELKQQNNMKKQIKSFLFIPFLVLSSSSFGQFGNVFEAPNNNGIYSVETNGSMVFVGTGGSGIYRSDDNGNIWAPINNGIQPWYYYSLLFFNDSLYAGSFGMVHLSEDNGESWIDLNIDLDLNDNIIDLVRKGPYLYASARAKGIYVYSFDSGIWSTANTGLPLNPTVNELLAVGSDLYAATDAGLYKSEDEAASWTLMDNGLSSDMEVFSIFELDGTFLTGTSDGLFKSTDNGGTWLIADSGIPFGATVVSMVEMGGSLYSGTYNGLYASSDLGDNWTTVNNGSTGFGYIYTLGAEGNYLFVAKGNTLFSNQGNPLSREASDISSPHQIMVYPNPGSDQIYIEKNGVELTEIQIFDAKGRLMKTILQNTSTLQVADLPKGIYVIKLKSNENTLIRKFVKQ, from the coding sequence ATGGTAGTATTTGCAGAAATTGAATTGAAACAGCAGAACAACATGAAAAAACAGATCAAGTCTTTCTTATTCATACCGTTCTTAGTACTCTCAAGCTCTTCTTTCGGCCAGTTTGGGAATGTATTTGAAGCACCGAATAACAATGGTATTTACTCAGTAGAAACCAATGGGTCAATGGTCTTTGTAGGCACAGGTGGCAGCGGAATCTATAGGAGCGACGACAATGGAAATATATGGGCACCCATCAATAACGGAATCCAGCCTTGGTATTATTATTCGCTGTTGTTTTTCAATGACAGTTTGTATGCGGGCAGCTTCGGCATGGTGCATCTCTCTGAAGATAATGGCGAGTCGTGGATAGACCTGAACATAGACTTGGATTTGAATGACAACATCATTGATCTGGTGCGGAAAGGTCCTTATCTCTATGCGAGTGCGCGTGCCAAAGGGATATACGTCTACTCTTTCGATTCAGGTATATGGAGCACTGCCAATACCGGACTGCCTCTCAATCCTACCGTAAACGAACTCCTGGCCGTGGGATCTGATCTCTACGCTGCCACCGATGCAGGGTTGTACAAGTCGGAAGATGAGGCTGCAAGCTGGACCTTGATGGACAATGGTCTATCGTCAGATATGGAGGTATTTAGCATTTTTGAGCTTGACGGAACGTTTCTGACGGGAACCTCTGACGGATTGTTTAAGTCAACTGATAATGGCGGAACCTGGCTGATCGCTGACTCGGGAATTCCCTTCGGGGCCACCGTAGTGAGCATGGTTGAAATGGGCGGCTCTCTTTATTCAGGTACCTACAATGGCTTGTATGCTTCGAGCGATTTGGGGGATAATTGGACTACTGTCAACAATGGATCGACGGGGTTTGGTTATATCTATACACTGGGTGCCGAGGGCAACTATCTCTTTGTTGCAAAAGGAAATACACTTTTCTCTAATCAAGGCAACCCTTTGAGTCGAGAAGCTTCGGATATCTCATCCCCTCACCAAATAATGGTCTACCCCAATCCGGGTTCCGATCAAATCTATATTGAAAAGAATGGGGTGGAGCTTACCGAAATACAAATTTTCGATGCCAAAGGCAGACTGATGAAGACCATCCTTCAAAACACATCAACGCTGCAAGTGGCTGATTTGCCGAAAGGCATTTATGTGATCAAACTAAAATCTAACGAAAACACCCTCATTCGGAAGTTTGTAAAACAATAG
- a CDS encoding FKBP-type peptidyl-prolyl cis-trans isomerase, whose amino-acid sequence MKKLILLLLASPTLLMAQQDSIFYDTGELMNVSFYREPGIKKSRSYYYKTGEFKGETFYDRRGVMNDGYTLSQNGDTIGKSFVPLFNAQAKKDLSFIAWEMDKSRISISMEEKGSGKKLMKGDQVEVWYIGYFEDGSQFDNSDITSVKVKLTLGEGRMLKSFEDALQEFRSGSSGYIRIPYHLAYGDQVMGNLPAKSNLIYYIKPKRVKSRE is encoded by the coding sequence ATGAAGAAATTAATTCTACTCCTATTGGCTAGCCCAACTTTATTGATGGCGCAACAAGACAGTATATTTTACGATACCGGTGAGTTGATGAATGTGTCATTCTACCGTGAGCCCGGAATTAAAAAGTCGCGATCGTACTATTACAAAACAGGCGAATTCAAGGGAGAAACCTTTTACGACCGTCGCGGTGTGATGAACGACGGATACACCTTAAGCCAGAACGGCGATACAATCGGCAAAAGCTTTGTTCCATTATTTAATGCGCAAGCTAAAAAAGACTTAAGCTTTATCGCTTGGGAAATGGACAAGTCGAGGATTTCCATTTCAATGGAAGAGAAGGGAAGTGGAAAAAAGCTGATGAAGGGAGATCAAGTCGAAGTGTGGTATATCGGTTATTTTGAAGATGGCAGCCAGTTCGACAATAGCGACATCACATCCGTCAAAGTCAAATTGACACTGGGCGAAGGCAGGATGCTCAAAAGCTTTGAAGACGCGCTACAGGAATTCCGCTCCGGAAGCTCGGGGTACATCAGGATTCCTTACCACTTGGCTTATGGTGATCAGGTGATGGGCAACCTACCTGCCAAATCCAATCTGATCTACTACATCAAGCCAAAAAGGGTGAAATCGCGGGAATAA
- a CDS encoding S41 family peptidase: MKLKTLVTVLIGLCSINSQAQNNWLSKKEIIEDIEFLTQTLNEKSSYVYLNGYDFNPDFADYLKVLSDSTRLEDFGVFITNTIARIGDRHSSLNGFRGYDLNESLFLPFIYAPIKERVIVLNKNQNKELEILNLKFPYLKKIDGIAIDDFLQKTRPENIKAPEKTHFTYAVRDIRDIEKNYILLKKPLPKEITLTLSDAAFENDTVLTALIIDKSMRQRPWDEKFEVDYLFVKDEDYNKPEIIENLFGLEEDIAYIRIPEMVNKDEAPLLFDRVNSFMQSIQNDSEALIIDVRANSGGTRDLLYEFAKYLIHPDSIYVVNATKQRGPHPLPKGYKKSLHSRFLFPLSELDKREREKATKFLKTFQPIYALDEEKYSEYYFGLLNGKKLTKRAFYYNKPVYILANEKTFSAASVFVSSFKGLPNIKIVGVTTDGSSGNSDWVDLPNSKIFGKLSTMVSFQKNGKTLDGYGTEPDIKIERDINQVLWQADTQLEELRELIQKEE; this comes from the coding sequence ATGAAATTGAAGACCTTAGTTACAGTTCTAATTGGTTTGTGTTCCATTAATTCTCAAGCGCAGAATAATTGGCTATCCAAAAAAGAGATAATTGAAGACATTGAATTTCTGACACAAACTCTGAATGAAAAATCTTCCTATGTTTATTTAAATGGCTATGATTTCAATCCGGATTTTGCAGATTATTTAAAAGTCTTATCGGATTCCACCCGACTTGAAGACTTTGGAGTATTTATTACCAACACCATAGCGAGAATAGGAGATAGACACTCTTCTTTAAATGGATTCAGAGGGTATGATTTAAACGAATCTCTGTTTTTGCCATTTATTTACGCACCTATAAAAGAGAGAGTTATTGTTTTGAATAAAAATCAAAATAAAGAGTTAGAAATACTGAATTTGAAATTCCCTTATCTCAAAAAAATTGATGGAATTGCTATTGACGATTTTCTACAAAAAACAAGACCCGAAAACATAAAAGCACCTGAAAAAACCCATTTCACATATGCTGTAAGAGATATTCGGGATATTGAAAAGAATTATATACTTCTCAAAAAACCACTTCCGAAAGAAATAACATTGACACTTTCGGATGCTGCATTCGAGAATGACACTGTTTTAACTGCTTTGATAATTGATAAATCAATGAGGCAAAGACCTTGGGATGAAAAATTTGAAGTAGATTATCTTTTTGTAAAAGACGAAGATTATAACAAGCCTGAAATCATCGAAAATCTCTTTGGTTTAGAAGAGGACATTGCATACATCAGGATTCCTGAAATGGTCAACAAAGACGAAGCCCCTCTGCTTTTTGACAGGGTCAATTCATTTATGCAATCAATCCAAAATGATAGCGAAGCCTTGATTATTGATGTAAGAGCCAATAGCGGAGGAACCCGAGATTTGCTGTATGAATTTGCAAAATATTTGATACATCCTGATTCTATTTATGTTGTAAACGCCACCAAACAAAGAGGTCCGCATCCATTACCAAAAGGTTACAAGAAGAGTTTACATAGCCGTTTTTTATTCCCTCTTTCCGAATTGGATAAAAGAGAACGAGAAAAAGCCACTAAATTTCTAAAAACCTTTCAACCAATCTATGCATTGGATGAAGAAAAATACAGTGAGTACTATTTTGGGTTATTGAACGGTAAGAAGTTAACCAAACGAGCTTTCTACTACAACAAACCTGTTTACATTTTAGCCAACGAAAAGACTTTCAGTGCAGCATCTGTTTTTGTTTCTTCTTTTAAAGGCTTGCCAAACATCAAAATTGTCGGAGTCACAACAGACGGATCAAGCGGAAATAGCGATTGGGTTGATTTGCCTAACTCTAAGATATTCGGAAAATTAAGTACGATGGTTTCTTTTCAAAAGAATGGAAAAACCCTAGATGGCTACGGAACAGAACCCGACATAAAAATTGAGAGAGATATCAATCAAGTGCTTTGGCAAGCGGATACACAACTTGAAGAATTAAGAGAATTAATACAAAAGGAAGAATAA
- a CDS encoding DUF1456 family protein produces the protein MTNNDVLRRVRYLFDLNDSKMITLFKLADQEVSREQVSNWLKKDDDPLLVDIKDKELAIFLNGLIIDKRGKRDGPTPPPEDPLSNNMILRKLKIALELTTEDMIDIFALINRQITKNELGAFFRNPNHKSYRPCLDQYLRNFLNGLQAKYKK, from the coding sequence ATGACAAACAACGATGTATTGAGACGTGTGCGCTACCTATTTGATCTGAACGATTCAAAGATGATTACTCTTTTTAAATTGGCCGATCAGGAGGTCTCAAGAGAGCAGGTAAGCAACTGGTTGAAAAAGGACGACGATCCGTTACTGGTAGACATAAAGGATAAAGAACTGGCCATTTTTCTCAACGGATTGATCATAGATAAACGAGGGAAAAGAGATGGGCCAACACCACCGCCCGAAGATCCTTTGAGCAATAATATGATCCTCCGTAAACTCAAGATCGCCTTGGAGCTAACCACTGAGGATATGATAGATATTTTCGCTTTGATCAACAGGCAAATCACCAAAAACGAGCTGGGAGCCTTTTTCCGAAATCCCAATCACAAGTCATACCGACCCTGCCTGGATCAATACCTGCGGAATTTTCTCAATGGTCTACAGGCCAAGTACAAGAAGTAA
- a CDS encoding DUF808 domain-containing protein — MASGFFALFDDIAVLMDDVSVMTKVATKKTAGILADDLAVNAEKASGFVSKRELPILWKITKGSFLNKLILLPITFLLSAFLPEVIVPILLVGGVYLGFEGAKKIYEYFFHKQEDNHKAEAAKMTAEQIAAYEKKKIKSAILVDFILSIEIVIIALGSVLDRPLNVQIVVVTLVAFAATIGVYGIVALLVRMDDAGFLLIARSKGEPGIAMTVGKAMVKTLPVLIRSLAVIGTLAMILVAGGIFVHNIHFIHDHVDFMPSVLGEFLVGLLVGAIALGLFSLFMKIKGGKH; from the coding sequence ATGGCATCAGGATTTTTTGCGCTATTTGATGATATAGCCGTGCTGATGGACGACGTTTCGGTTATGACGAAAGTCGCTACAAAAAAAACGGCAGGTATTCTGGCAGATGACTTGGCGGTAAATGCCGAAAAGGCTTCAGGCTTTGTTTCAAAAAGAGAGCTCCCCATCTTATGGAAAATCACCAAAGGCTCATTTCTAAATAAGCTCATTCTTCTGCCCATCACCTTTCTTTTGAGTGCGTTTTTACCCGAAGTTATTGTTCCCATTTTGCTGGTGGGAGGAGTGTATTTGGGTTTTGAAGGAGCCAAGAAGATCTACGAATACTTTTTTCATAAACAGGAGGACAATCATAAAGCCGAAGCCGCGAAGATGACGGCGGAACAAATAGCTGCTTATGAAAAGAAGAAGATTAAATCGGCGATTCTGGTCGATTTCATCTTGTCCATAGAAATCGTGATCATAGCGCTAGGGTCGGTGTTGGATCGACCGCTAAATGTCCAGATCGTGGTGGTAACCTTGGTAGCCTTCGCAGCCACCATTGGAGTGTATGGCATTGTGGCCCTATTGGTGAGAATGGACGATGCGGGCTTCTTATTGATCGCTCGGAGTAAAGGAGAACCGGGTATTGCAATGACCGTGGGAAAAGCCATGGTCAAAACCTTACCTGTATTGATCAGAAGCTTAGCAGTAATAGGCACGCTTGCGATGATCTTAGTGGCGGGAGGAATATTTGTGCACAATATCCATTTCATTCATGACCACGTCGATTTTATGCCTTCTGTTTTGGGCGAGTTTCTTGTCGGTTTGCTGGTTGGAGCGATTGCCTTAGGCCTTTTTAGCTTGTTTATGAAAATCAAAGGCGGCAAGCACTAG